DNA sequence from the Candidatus Sulfuricurvum sp. RIFRC-1 genome:
GAGCTTGCTTTATACAAAGAGATAGCGTCATTGAGCCTTAAAGAGGCAGTAATTGTTTTAAATGAACGCGATGAAGCAATTTTTTATAATACCCGGGCTGAATCGATTACCAACAAAGAGAGTGTTATTCGAGAACTCACGAAAGGCAATCATGAAATTATTGTCGGTGAATGTGAAGCCTCGGTAGTGAGCAAAAGTTTGAGTAATGGCGTAAAAGGGTTTATCCTTACCAAATCTTCAGTGATCGGAGCAGAGCAGGGTGGATTGCTGGAGATGCACCAAAAAAGTATACGCGGTGCATTGGACGCGACTCAGCATGTTTTTGTAGACATTTTAGAGAAACTCAAAGAGATGGTTGAACAGTCGAATGAAACGGCACGTGGCTCGGATGAGGGGCTAAAAATAGCCAAACATGTCGATGAAGATATGAATAAACTCGCCGAATTAATGGAGGGGACACTCTCGACAACGGCAAATCTCGTCAATCGATCGCATGAAGTTTCCAACGTTGTGGCATTGATCAAAGATATCGCCGATCAAACCAATCTCCTTGCCTTGAATGCCGCGATCGAAGCAGCGCGGGCAGGAGAACACGGTCGAGGATTTGCGGTTGTTGCCGATGAGGTACGTAAATTGGCCGAACGGACCCAAAAAGCGACCAAAGAGATTGAAATTGTCATTCAGTCGATGCAGCAAGATACCAATGAGATTGAAACAGCGACCGAAGAGCTATCCGGGATTGTAACCAGTACAAAAGACGAAGTAAGCCAGATGTCGGATCGAATGGGAATTTTTCAACGTAATTCCTCACGAAGTGTATTTGAAATTATGGACATCAGTAATTATATCTTTAGTAATTTGGCAAAAATCGACCATGTTATCTACAAAAATAATGTATATGCTTTCTTGTTTGGTCAAGAAAATATCTTTAAAGCGGTCGATCATCATACATGCCGTTTAGGTAAATGGTATGATAACGGTGTCGGAAAAGAGCAGTTTGGAATGCTTAAATCCTACAGTCGTCTGGAAGGACCGCATGCTACGGTTCATGCGCACGCCAATGCATTGATCGCCGATTGCGGTGACGGCAAAAAACTCTGTTCTCGAACCCAGATCGAACAGCGAATCAAAACCATTGAGGCAGCGAGTCAAGAGGTATTTGAAGCGCTGGATGTATTGGTTGCAGAAAAAAATGAACATATGATGGGAAGCGCCATTAAAAGTCTGTTTGGAGGGGAAAAATGATCCGTTTAATGATAATTGATGATGAGACTTCTATCGGAATGATGTTGGAAAAAGCTCTGGGACGCTCCGGAGATATTCATGTCACCTATTTTGATAATCCGGTGAATGCTCTTGCTCGATTTCGTTCCGGTGAGTACGATGGGGTGCTTCTGGATATTATGATGCCGCAAAAAGACGGTTTGAGTGTTCTAGAAGCGATTAAAGCGAAAGATCCTGAGTGTGTTGTTATTATGATGACAGCGTATTCCACACTGGACAAAGTATTGCAAAGTCATAAAATCGGTGCGGATCACTATATTCTAAAGCCATTTGACTCCCTCATGAATGTTGAGAAAAAAGTGCGAGAGTTAGTAAAAACACGTTCATAAGAGTAAAGGGGATACGTCCCCTTTTTTTTTGCCTTAAGTTTTATACCTTAGTAAAATGATATGGATACTTGACAATAAGAAAAAGGTATATTAATATTGTGAAAAATTTAGGAGAAAACAATGGCTCAACAATGCCCTTTAATTTTTCGACACGTTGATGCTACGGTTACAAGAATCAATACTTTATTTGTAATTCTAGGCATTATTGCATTTTTAGTGACGCAAAGTCCGATTGTATTGATCTTACTGATCGTAGATTTTATCCTTCGATTGTATGGTTATAAACATTTAAGTCCGATCAATATCAGTTCACTATTTATTCAGAAAACCCTTTCCCTCGAAGTTAAAATGGAAGATGCAGGGGCAAAACGTCTTGCAGCATTTTTCGGTACGGGATTTACGATTGCTTTATTAATTAGTTCGTGGATCGGTGCTGATGTTGCGATAGCGTTTATTTCCGGCATATTTCTATTCTGTGCTGCTTTGGAACTCTTATTTGGGTATTGTATTGCATGTAAGATTTATTATATTGCTAAAAAACTGTACCCTAAGGGATTTGAGTAATGGCGGCTCTCTCATCTAAAGCGATTTACGGATTGGCAGCGATGCATGTTCTTTCTCATGCCCCTTATTCGCGGGCGATGCAGGTGAGAGAAATATCGGCAATGACACAAATTTCACACGGTTATCTCGAACAGCTTCTCTCTATTTTGCGTCGTAACAATCTTGTAAGCAGTATTCGAGGAGCCTCAGGCGGATATAAACTCTCCCGAGGGAGCCATGAGATTGAGGTTATAGAGATCATTGAGGCTTTGGAAGGGCCATTTTATAAAATCGAGGGGAATACCGGATCGAGTTTGATTCTGGAATATTTCTGGGGAGATATCGAGGAAAAAATGAGAGGACTTTTTGGAATGAAACTTTCCGAACTCGACCAATCGTATCAACCTCATTATTATGAGATTTGATACTAAAATCCCTTTATCTTCTAGGAGCGCGTTTTGCATCGATTAAACGGCGGTTCTGAGCCATGATCGTTTCGATTTCCTGAGCATTTTTGTTTTGGTAAAAATGTTCTTGGTGGAGAAGATTTTTGGCATGCACTTCGTCGTAAAATTCTTGGAGTGTTGACCCTTTGTTTTTTGTAGGGACATATCGAGAGGTTGATACTTTTGGAGCGGAAGGGGTATATTTTGCCCAAACGGCTTCTCTTATTTTATGTTGACGCATTGTTTTCTCATTTTATCTGAATATGGATAAACAAGCAAAAAATGGTCCTATAATCCCTCATTCAGTATATACCATAAGCGCCCGATTTCCTGATCATCCAAAAAAAGAGTCGAGGCGTGGCTGTAAAGCCATTCCAGCCCTTTTGGATTGATAGATAAAGTGTGTGAACAGTTCGGATGAGCGGGTAAAAAAGCCCGTATCAATGAAATTTCATGCTCGATAGGAAGATCACAAAAAAAGCAGTTTGGTTCACGGTGTAGCCGTCCCTCGTAGTCAAGAAGGCGAACATAGATTTCGATGGCAACCCGTTTTGGATTTTGATCCTTCCATCGCAGTGCGGCCTCGTTTAAGAGATCAAAATAAAAATTTCCGATGGATTCGGAGTCTTTGAGATGAGGATGAAAGAGGGTGATGAACTGCTGCCACAGACGGAGCCGTTCATATTCACCCATCCATGAAAAGCCAAGATGGATGACATCTTTCATTCTGGAGATCGAGGATTTGAGTGAATGTTCTGCTTCAAAGTCGATTTTAAAGCCTATATTAATAGGGCTATGGCGAGCACCGTAAAAGCGATAAAGGGTCTGTAAGCTTTCCTCGGCTATTATGGTGACGATCATATCTTCTTCACGCACTCGGGTGAGTTTGATAATGAATCCCTGCATACTATTGGCTCTACTCTACACATTTTTTTCTAAATCATCAAAAATTATTTATTATTTTAACCTTTTTTAACCTTGTAGACGCTAAAATAAGAAAATTTCATCCCTCTTTAAACTACTTATGTTTAAAAAGAGATTAAAAAATAACAATTTGCCGAAATTTTCTGGTGAAAGGTGACGATTAGAGTGGAATACCAAGACCTATTACGATCATTTAAAGATAACTGCGGATTTGGATTGATTGCAAATATCAAAAACCGTCCTTCGCATGAAAATTTAGAAAATGCGATTACTGCGTTAGAGCGAATGATGCACCGAGGAGCGGTTGCTGCAGATGGTAAAACCGGTGATGGAAGCGGATTGCTTTTATCTCTTCCGCATGAGTTTATGCGAGGAGCTGCACAAGACGCAGGGGTAGAACTTCCTGAAATGTATGCAGTAGCAGTGGTCTTTACCCGTAATGCTTCAAATTTAGAGCGTTTTGAAAAAATTTGTAATGATAATGACCTCAAAGTGGTTTTGGACCGTGTTGTACCGGTAGATACCAATGCGCTTGGAGAACAGGCACTTACAACGTTGCCGGAAATTCACCATATTTTTATTACCCCGAATTCATTAATGGCATCTCAGCGTTTTGATGCGTTGTTGTATCTTAGCCGTAAAGAGATCGAGCATGCCCTCGTAGAAGATCAGGATTTTTACATTGCCTCCATGTCGGCTAGTGTTGTTTCGTATAAAGGTTTGATTATGCCGACGCATATCAAAGAGTTTTATACTGATTTACAAAACGAAAATTTTAAAATCTCTTTTGCCCTTTTTCATCAACGTTTCTCGACGAATACCCTTCCAAAATGGCGTTTGGCTCAACCGTTCCGTGCGGTTGCCCACAACGGTGAGATCAACTCGGTCGAAGCCAACCGTTTTAACGTTGCGGTCAAATCCGAATCGATTAAAAGTGAAGTGTTCACCGACGAAGAGATCGCGCGACTTTTACCGATCCTCCAACCGGGCGGGTCGGACAGTGCGAGTGCCGATAACTTTTTCGAGTTTTTGATCATCAACGGAATGGATTTTTTTAAAGCGGCGCGTGCGGTTATACCGGCTCCGTGGCAAAATGCTCCTCATATGGATCCTCAGCTTCGCGCATTTTACGAGTATCACTCTACCGTTTTTGAAGCATGGGACGGTCCTGCCGCATTCTCTCTGACAGACGGGCGCTATATCGGATGTGTACTCGACCGTAACGGCCTTCGACCTTCTAAATACATTATTACCCATGATGATACGCTTCTTATCGCAAGTGAATACGGAGTTATCGATATTCCAGAAGATCAAATCAAAGAACGCGGACGTTTACAATCGGGTCAAATGATCGGTTTGGATTTGAAATTCGGGAAAGTCCTTAAAGACGAAGATATTAACCAATATCTCAAATCCTCTAATCCGTACATGAAATGGCTCAATGATCATATGATCTATCTCCAAGAGCATGTAGAAGAACAATACGTTACCCGCTGTGAGTACGATGCTTCTAATTTGGTAGAGCGTCAACGCTATTTCAATATTACCCAAGAGGTGATTGAACAAGTGATCGAGCCGATGATGCGTGACGGCAAAGAAGCAGTCGGATCAATGGGAGATGATACTCCGCTGGCGGCATTTAGTACAGTACAGCGTCATTTCTCCGATTATTTCAAACAACGCTTTGCACAAGTCACCAATCCTCCGATCGATCCGATCCGTGAAAAAGTGGTCATGAGCTTGAATACCGGGTTTGGTGAAACCCATAACATCTTGGATGAGATCCCTTCTCATGCGAATCGTCTGAAAGCGATTTCACCGATTATCATTCGTGAAAAACTGGAAGTCTTAAAATCATTCGGGGATAAAAAATCACCGCGCTACCAATCATTCTATACCAATCAAGAGTTTTCAACGGCTTACAGCGGTGCGTTGAAACCGGCTCTTGAAGCCTTGGTAGAAGAAGTCATTAAAGCGGTACGCGAAGAGGGTGTCCGTATCGTTATCCTCGATGACAGCGGCTTTGACAAAGATCATAAAGCGATTCCGATGGCGATGGCGGTCGGACGTATCAGCCGTGCATTGTTGGATGAGCGTATCCGTCATTTGGCATCGATTGTCGCGTGTACATCGGAAGTGATCGATTCTCACGGTGCGGCAACTTTGATCGCGTACGGTGCGAGTGCGGTTTATCCGACTCTTCTTTTTGCTACCGTAGCCGCACGTGCTGAACGAAGCGTCACGGATGTGAGTTGTTCTGAAGCTTTCAAAGCGGTTCATCATGCACTCAATGCGGGCTTGCTTAAAATTATGTCCAAAATGGGGATCGCGACGATTGCATCGTACCGTAACTCAGGGCTCTTTGACGTCATCGGCTTGAGTAAAGAGATTGTTCATGAATGCTTCGGAGAATCATATGTCATGATCCCGGGACTTACCTACGACGATATTGATGTACGTTTGGATCGTAATCACAAAGATGCGTTTGAAGTGGGCGGATTCAACCGTATTTTCCCACTCAAAATCGGTGGATATTATAAATTTTACAACGGGCAAGAGCACCACGATTTCAACCCGGATGTCATCCATGCGATTCACCGTGTTTCGAAAACCGGTAAACGTGAAGATTTCGATAAACTCAGTGCCTTGGTCAACGGTCGCGGACAAAAATTCATCCGCGACTTCTTCGAGTTTAAATCAGACCGTTCGCCTATCGATATCTCAGAAGTTGAACCGAAAGAAAAAATCTTTAAACGTTTTGCTTCGGCAGCAATGTCCTTGGGTTCAATTTCACCGGAAGCGCATGAGTGTATAGCGGTGGCGATGAACACCATCGGCGCACAAAGCAATTCGGGTGAGGGGGGTGAAGATGCGGCTCGTTTCGGCACACTCAAAAACTCCAAAATCAAGCAGGTGGCATCAGGTCGTTTCGGGGTGACTCCGGCGTATCTCCGCTCAGCTGAAGAGATTCAGATCAAAGTAGCCCAAGGGGCAAAACCGGGTGAGGGTGGACAGCTTCCGGGTCATAAAGTAAGCGGTCTTATCGCACGTCTTCGCTATACGATGCCGGGTGTGACTTTGATTTCCCCTCCGCCGCACCATGATATCTATTCGATCGAAGATTTGGCACAGCTCATTTTCGACATGAAACAGGTCAATCCGAATGCAAAAGTAGCGGTTAAACTCGTCTCTTCTGCGGGTGTCGGTACGATTGCGGCAGGTGTTGCGAAAGCATACGCCGATAAAATCATTATCTCCGGCGGGGATGGCGGTACCGGTGCGGCTCCGCTCACATCGATCAAATTTGCGGGGAATCCGTGGGAACTCGGTCTTTCTGAAGCTCATAACGCCCTTAAAGTGAATAATCTTCGCGGTCTTGTGCATGTGCAAACCGACGGTGGACTCAAAACGGGTATGGATATTGTTAAAGCGGCATTATTGGGTGCAGAAAGCTACGCATTCGGTACGGGGGCACTTACTATCATCGGATGTAAAATGCTTCGTATCTGTCACGTGAACAAATGTTCCGTCGGTATCGCAACCCAAAATGAAAAATTACGGGGCGAGTTTTTCAACGGAACGGTTGAAGAATTGATCAACTATTTCACCTATTTAGCCGAAGATGTACGTAAAATTATGGCTGGGCTCGGTTATAAAACGATAGAAGAAATGGTAGGACGCAGTGATTTACTTCGTGTTATTGATAATGAATTCGCGAAAAAATTTGATTTCAGTGCGGTATTGCACCGTGAAGAGGGTGTTAATACCTGTCAATCACCGAGCAATGAACCGTTTGATGCGAATGAGTTTGAAAAAGAAGTTCTCATCGAAGCGATGGATGCAATTAAAAACCCTGAACGTCCAATCCGTATCGTCCGTGATATCTGTAACCTAAACCGCAGTTTCGGCGCACGTATCAGTGGTGAGATAGCACAGTACTACGGCGATGGCGGTCTTAAATCCGATACGATCCGTCTCCAGCTCAAAGGGATTGCAGGTCAGGCATTGGGTGCATTTTTGATCAACGGTGTCTCTATCCATCTTGAAGGTGTAGCGAATGACTATATCGGTAAAGGGATGCATGGCGGTAAAATCGTTATCCGCTCTCAAAATCAAGGTGAGGCATTTGCTGCGGGCGGAAATACCTGCCTTTACGGCGCGACAGGCGGTAAACTCTTTATTTCCGGTTCAGTCGGTGAACGTTTTGCCGTCCGTAATTCCGGTGCCCTTGCCATCGTAGAGGGGACAGGGGACAACGCGTGTGAATACATGACCGGCGGTGTCGCTGTGATTCTTGGAAAAACAGGGATTAACTTCGGTGCGGGTATGACCGGCGGTTTTGCGTTCGTTTATGACCAAGATCACAGTTTTGTTGAAAACGTTAACCGTGAGTTGATCGATGCCCTCCGTATCGATACCGATGATGGAGATGAAGCACGCCACTATCTTAAACGTCTTCTCAAAGAGTACGTTTCTGAAACTGAGAGTGAAATGGCGCAAGAATTGCTCAAAAATTTCCGTGTCGAAATCCGAAATTTCTGGCTTGTTCGTCCAAAAAACTTAACCAAATTGCCACTCAATCCTGATAAAGGGGACTAAGAAATATGAGAGAATTTTTAACAATTGAGCGTATCGACCCCACGAAACGCCTTGTTTTACAGCGTCTAAAAGATTTTAGCGAGATTTATGAGCCGATGGGTGCGAGCGATGCCTCTTCACAAAGTGATCGTTGTATCCAGTGCGGTGACCCGTTTTGTTTGAATAAATGTCCGTTGCACAACTACATTCCTCAATGGCTTAAAGCCATCGCGGAAAAAGATTTGAAATTTGCATTTAACCTTTCCAATGAGCCATCACCGTTTCCTGAAGTGATGGGGCGTGTATGTCCGCATGATCGCCTTTGTGAAGGAGATTGTACCCTTAACGACGGTCACGGAGCGATAACGATTGGTTCAGTTGAGACCTTTATCAATGAAGAGGGTTTTAAACAAGGGTTAAAACCGTACTTTCCGGGGATTACCACAGACAAAAAAGTGGCGATTATCGGTTCAGGTCCTGCGGGGCTTTCTGCCGCTACGTATTTGCTTCGTTCAGGGATTGCGGTTACCATGTATGAGCGCAGTGATCGTGCCGGAGGATTACTGACGTACGGTATCCCGAATTTCAAGCTTGATAAAAAAATCGTTGAGCGTCGTGTTAATCTCTTGCTTGATGCTGGATTGGAACTCGTTTTGAATTGCGAAGTGGGCAAAGATATTGAATTTGATGCCATTGCCGACAAGCATGATGCGGTCTTTATCGGAATCGGTGCGACCAAAAGCAAAGTGGCTAAAATTGCCGGTGAAAATGCATCCAATGTATATCCTGCAATAGAATATTTGAGTGCAATTCAGCGTAAAAATTTCGCTCTCGCCTACGATAAAAAGTTCGATTTTAAAGACCTTGATATTGTAGTTGTCGGTGGTGGAGATACGGCAATGGACTGTGTCCGTACCGCGAAACGCGAAGGGGCTAAAAACGTAACCTGCTTGTACCGCCGTGATGCGCATAACATGCCGGGCTCGGTTAAAGAGTACAAAAATGCGATCGAAGAAGGGGTGGATTTTGTTTTCCATGCTTCTCCGAAAGAGGTTATTTTGGGCGAAAATGGAAAAGCGGTCGGTATCCATATGGCAAAAACCGTTTTGGGTTCCAAAGATGAATCCGGTCGTCAAAAAATGGAAGAGGTCAAAGGGGGCGATTTTAATATCAACGCTGACGTCATTATTATGGCACTCGGTTTTGATCCGTGCGTGCCGCCATTTTTAGCGGAAAACGGAATTACAGTAAACGGATGGGGCGGTATTATCATTAATGATAAACACGAGACGACAACTGCCGGTATCTATGCCGGAGGGGATTGTTATCGCGGTGCCGATTTGGTGGTAACTGCTGCCTATGACGGGCGTGAAGCGGCTCGTTCAATCGTAAAATCTTTACTTCGTTAATGAACGATTTTATCGAGGCTTCTATCCGTGCTTGTCACGAGATAAAAGCGCTTATTGAAGAGGGAGATCTCTCTTTATTTACCCATTATGAACAAGGCTTCGGCGGTGATATCAGCAACGGTGTTGATTTGCGTGCCGAAGCGATCTGCTTTTCTCATCTCTCTTCATTCGGATCGATTTTTTCCGAAGAGAGCGGATGGATCTCTCCTGAATCGTCTACCAATATTTTTCTTGATCCCATTGACGGAAGTGATAATTTTGTCTCAAAACTCCCGTATTATGGAGTTTCGATTGCCCGTATGTGCAGGGGGAAAATGACTGAAGCACTCGTATGTAATCTCGCAAACGGTGAGATTTTTATCCGTACGATGGATGAATATTATCATACAACATTGCATAATTCTTTTCAAAAATTTCAAATTTCGACCAATTCCTCGGCAAAAATCGGTCTTTTTGAAAAAGCTCCTGAACACCCTGATTTGATTAAAAAATTGATGGAAAAAAAGCTGAAATTTCGTTCCCCCGGAGCCCTTGCTCTCTCGCTCGCCTATGCCCCTTATGTGAAATATGTGCTATTTTTGGGTACAATGCGACCTTACGATATCCAAGCCGGACTTTATCTAAGTCAACACTTGCATGTGTTTAACGATGATAGATATATCCTCATAAGTGCGGATAAAGAGCTTTTTGAGCAGATACGTTTGATTGTAGAAAAGGAGTATTTTTGAGTCTATTTAACCTGTTCGGGGACTCCGAAAAGAAAAAACAACCCACCAAGAGTGAGGCTCCGTCTCACTGGGTAAAATGCCCCTCGTGCCAGTCACTGATGTATTACAAAGAGATTGAAAAACAAAACCATGTATGTCCTAAATGCGGGTTTCACCTTCGCATCGGGGTTAAAGAGCGTTTAGCCCTCATTGCCGATGAGGGGAGTTTTGTTGAATTTGACGGCAATCTTCGCCCGGTTGACCCGATTAATTTTGTGGATAAAAAAAGCTATGCGGCACGTGTTGAAGAAGGATTCGCTAAAAACGGTACTTACTCTTCGGTGGTAAGCGGTGAATGTACGATTAACTCGGTTCCCGTACAGCTTGTGGTATTTGATTTTAACTTTATGGGCGGATCCCTCGGTTCGGTTGAGGGCGAAAAAATCGTTCGTGCGGTAAATCGCGCATTAGAAAAACGTATGGGATTGATCATCGTCAGTGCCAGCGGCGGTGCACGTATGCAAGAGAGTACCTTCTCCCTTATGCAAATGTCAAAAACATCAGCGGCATTGGCAAAATTGGCTACTGCAAAACTTCCGTATATCTCATTGCTCACGGACCCTACCATGGGAGGCGTAAGTGCCTCTTTTGCAACACTGGGTGATATTATCATCGCTGAGCCGGGTGCATTGGTTGGATTCGCGGGTCAGCGTGTTATTAAACAAACCATCGGCTCTGATTTACCTGATGGGTTCCAACGTGCCGAATTCCTCCTCGAAAAAGGGTCTATCGATATGATCGTAGAACGCAGTGAACTCAAAGAGACACTGAGTGATATGCTTAAACTTCTCCTCCCATAATGCAGCTTTACGCTCTTTGTGATGCTGATATGCTCTGTGAGAGGGGAATTGAACTCCTCTCTTTTGCCACTCGTGCCAAAGCATTAGGGGCGAGCATTCTTCAATACCGAAACAAACACGCTGATATTGCTGCGATTAAAACAGATTTAATTGCTCTTCGCCAAACATGGGAAGGCTTTTTGCTCGTTAACGACCATTATGAGCTTGCCACGTTTTGTGACGGTGTACATATCGGTCAAGATGATTTGGCTGCGATTGATTCTGATCCCACTCGGGCAATTAAAATTCTAAAAATGGCAATCGGTGAGGATAAAATTATCGGTCTTTCAACGCATAACGCTGATGAGATTGCAATTGCAAATGAATTGGATTTGAATTACATCGGATTAGGGGCCTATCGTGCTTCGTCGACGAAATCGGAAGCCAAAGTGCTAGGGGATAAACTCGATGAGATCGCGGCACACTCTACGCATCCGGTCGCCGCTATCGGTGGTGTTAAACTTGATGATGTATTTCAATACGTTACGTACAAAGTAATCGGGAGTGGACTGTTATGAACATTTCCATCATTACGATTGCAAAAAAAGAGCGTTCACTGTACGATCCCCTCTATCAAGAACAGATGAAAATGATCTCCCGCTTTGCCAAAGTGGAGGACATAGAATTATTTCCCAAAGAGGTCGTAAAAGCGCATACTATCAGTGCTGAAGCATCCCAAGCGGCGTATTCAAAATTATTATCACCGATGCTGGGTAAAAATTACTCGATTGCGTTGCATCCTGATGGAAAAAAACTCGATAGTTTTGCATTTAGTAAGCTTATAAGTGATAAAATTTCGTTGCAATTTTTTATAGGTGGCGCTTACGGCTTTGAAAAGAGCTTTGTAGAGCAATGCGATGTAGCGATTAGTCTCTCTGAGATGACGATGAGTCACAAGATCGCAAAAGCTGTTTTGCTAGAGCAAGTCTATCGCGCCTATTCACTGTTAGCAAACCATCCGTACCACAAATGAGGAGCATTGATGAGAGACCATGAGTTGCAGTATTTCGAGGAGATATTACTGACGCGTAAAGCTCAGATTATCAAAAATCTTACCGGCGTCGAGAGCGAAATGAATCAGTTACGTGAGATGGAACTGAATGACGAAGGTGACTATGCTTCTGCCAGCAATGACAACATGGTTGAAAATGCTATCGGATCACAACAGATGCATGAACTCGAAGAGATTGAAGCGGCACTTTATAAAATCAAATCCAAACAATACGGTATTTGTGAAATGTGTGAAGATGATATCGGTTTCCAGCGTTTAAAAGTAAAACCGCATGCAAAATATTGTATTGTATGTCGTCCGATCGTTGAAAAAAATAAACACTAAAAGGGAGAGAAAATGCAACTAAAACGGTACACCATTGCTTCACTTATCTTAATGATCTTAGTCGGTGCTGCGGTCTATTCGATTGATAATGAATCAATATCTTTTGATTTATTAGGGATGCATTTTCCAAATCTTCCGGTAGCTTTTTGGGTGGTTGTTCCACTGATTATTATGTACCTTGCCAGTTTGCTACATATGGGTGTTTACGCGTTGGTCGGAAATTTCAAACTTCGTCGTTTGAATAAAGATCACGAGAAAATGATCGATGCGCTTCGTGACTCATTGCTTGGGGTGAATGAACGCAATTACGTTTACAAAAGCGATGCCTATAAACTCATGGGTAAACTTATCGACAATGCTCTGATCCTTCCCTACGAAACCCTTCGTTCGGTTGGAAACGAAAAAATCGATGAAGCTCTTGAATTAATGCGTGATGTTAAAGAGAAGAAAAAAGTGGATATCAAAAAATTCCATTTGTCTTCAACAACATCGATTGCTATTCAAAATAATTTGAACCGCTTTGAACGCGGAGAGATGGATGCAGATTCTGTCCTCTCACGCCCTGACAGTTACGGTGAAATCGTTTGCGCTAAAGCGTATGCATCGTATGTAAAAACGGCATCGGTCGGATCGGTGATGAAGTTTAAGCATCTCTTTACGAAAGCATCTTTGATCGATTTCGTTCAGCGAATCAATGCGGCAGAAAACGGTATTCAAATCACTAATGAAGAGTTGGCAACAATTTTCAGCTCACTTAAACTTGACAGTAACGATTGGATCGATATTTCGGCAGGAATGTCTAAAAACATGCTTCCTGAACAACGTATTAGGCTGTTTGAAGTACTAAGCGAAAATAATGACGAAGCAATGGAAGGGTATCTGTACACTCTTTACGATTTACAAATGATTGATACGGCAAATGAGATTTTGAACAATACGTCGAACAACGAT
Encoded proteins:
- a CDS encoding glutamate synthase subunit beta encodes the protein MREFLTIERIDPTKRLVLQRLKDFSEIYEPMGASDASSQSDRCIQCGDPFCLNKCPLHNYIPQWLKAIAEKDLKFAFNLSNEPSPFPEVMGRVCPHDRLCEGDCTLNDGHGAITIGSVETFINEEGFKQGLKPYFPGITTDKKVAIIGSGPAGLSAATYLLRSGIAVTMYERSDRAGGLLTYGIPNFKLDKKIVERRVNLLLDAGLELVLNCEVGKDIEFDAIADKHDAVFIGIGATKSKVAKIAGENASNVYPAIEYLSAIQRKNFALAYDKKFDFKDLDIVVVGGGDTAMDCVRTAKREGAKNVTCLYRRDAHNMPGSVKEYKNAIEEGVDFVFHASPKEVILGENGKAVGIHMAKTVLGSKDESGRQKMEEVKGGDFNINADVIIMALGFDPCVPPFLAENGITVNGWGGIIINDKHETTTAGIYAGGDCYRGADLVVTAAYDGREAARSIVKSLLR
- the gltB gene encoding glutamate synthase large subunit gives rise to the protein MEYQDLLRSFKDNCGFGLIANIKNRPSHENLENAITALERMMHRGAVAADGKTGDGSGLLLSLPHEFMRGAAQDAGVELPEMYAVAVVFTRNASNLERFEKICNDNDLKVVLDRVVPVDTNALGEQALTTLPEIHHIFITPNSLMASQRFDALLYLSRKEIEHALVEDQDFYIASMSASVVSYKGLIMPTHIKEFYTDLQNENFKISFALFHQRFSTNTLPKWRLAQPFRAVAHNGEINSVEANRFNVAVKSESIKSEVFTDEEIARLLPILQPGGSDSASADNFFEFLIINGMDFFKAARAVIPAPWQNAPHMDPQLRAFYEYHSTVFEAWDGPAAFSLTDGRYIGCVLDRNGLRPSKYIITHDDTLLIASEYGVIDIPEDQIKERGRLQSGQMIGLDLKFGKVLKDEDINQYLKSSNPYMKWLNDHMIYLQEHVEEQYVTRCEYDASNLVERQRYFNITQEVIEQVIEPMMRDGKEAVGSMGDDTPLAAFSTVQRHFSDYFKQRFAQVTNPPIDPIREKVVMSLNTGFGETHNILDEIPSHANRLKAISPIIIREKLEVLKSFGDKKSPRYQSFYTNQEFSTAYSGALKPALEALVEEVIKAVREEGVRIVILDDSGFDKDHKAIPMAMAVGRISRALLDERIRHLASIVACTSEVIDSHGAATLIAYGASAVYPTLLFATVAARAERSVTDVSCSEAFKAVHHALNAGLLKIMSKMGIATIASYRNSGLFDVIGLSKEIVHECFGESYVMIPGLTYDDIDVRLDRNHKDAFEVGGFNRIFPLKIGGYYKFYNGQEHHDFNPDVIHAIHRVSKTGKREDFDKLSALVNGRGQKFIRDFFEFKSDRSPIDISEVEPKEKIFKRFASAAMSLGSISPEAHECIAVAMNTIGAQSNSGEGGEDAARFGTLKNSKIKQVASGRFGVTPAYLRSAEEIQIKVAQGAKPGEGGQLPGHKVSGLIARLRYTMPGVTLISPPPHHDIYSIEDLAQLIFDMKQVNPNAKVAVKLVSSAGVGTIAAGVAKAYADKIIISGGDGGTGAAPLTSIKFAGNPWELGLSEAHNALKVNNLRGLVHVQTDGGLKTGMDIVKAALLGAESYAFGTGALTIIGCKMLRICHVNKCSVGIATQNEKLRGEFFNGTVEELINYFTYLAEDVRKIMAGLGYKTIEEMVGRSDLLRVIDNEFAKKFDFSAVLHREEGVNTCQSPSNEPFDANEFEKEVLIEAMDAIKNPERPIRIVRDICNLNRSFGARISGEIAQYYGDGGLKSDTIRLQLKGIAGQALGAFLINGVSIHLEGVANDYIGKGMHGGKIVIRSQNQGEAFAAGGNTCLYGATGGKLFISGSVGERFAVRNSGALAIVEGTGDNACEYMTGGVAVILGKTGINFGAGMTGGFAFVYDQDHSFVENVNRELIDALRIDTDDGDEARHYLKRLLKEYVSETESEMAQELLKNFRVEIRNFWLVRPKNLTKLPLNPDKGD
- a CDS encoding inositol monophosphatase family protein, translating into MNDFIEASIRACHEIKALIEEGDLSLFTHYEQGFGGDISNGVDLRAEAICFSHLSSFGSIFSEESGWISPESSTNIFLDPIDGSDNFVSKLPYYGVSIARMCRGKMTEALVCNLANGEIFIRTMDEYYHTTLHNSFQKFQISTNSSAKIGLFEKAPEHPDLIKKLMEKKLKFRSPGALALSLAYAPYVKYVLFLGTMRPYDIQAGLYLSQHLHVFNDDRYILISADKELFEQIRLIVEKEYF
- the accD gene encoding acetyl-CoA carboxylase, carboxyltransferase subunit beta produces the protein MSLFNLFGDSEKKKQPTKSEAPSHWVKCPSCQSLMYYKEIEKQNHVCPKCGFHLRIGVKERLALIADEGSFVEFDGNLRPVDPINFVDKKSYAARVEEGFAKNGTYSSVVSGECTINSVPVQLVVFDFNFMGGSLGSVEGEKIVRAVNRALEKRMGLIIVSASGGARMQESTFSLMQMSKTSAALAKLATAKLPYISLLTDPTMGGVSASFATLGDIIIAEPGALVGFAGQRVIKQTIGSDLPDGFQRAEFLLEKGSIDMIVERSELKETLSDMLKLLLP